From the genome of Prevotella herbatica, one region includes:
- a CDS encoding DHA2 family efflux MFS transporter permease subunit: MQNNVTTTNAEYPTGFVRILIVGTCIVASLLDLIDSTVVNVSLRHIAGSIGASTTDVAWIITAYAISNVIIIPLSGMLAELFGTKNYFTVSIVVFTLASFMCGNSSELWELVLWRFIQGLGGGALMTQSQTILVASYPPEKLGIASVIYGIGIAAGPALGPTLGGFITDNYSWHWIFYINVPLGIIAATTSWLTIPNEKNYQRKEHIDWWGILFLSIGIGSLQYILEEGNSKNWFDSNIIIIFSLIAAIGLSAFVYTEMIQKNPAVNIRLLKHRNLAIGIMFNFIIGAILYIAVYTFPLMAQINLGWTATISGLSLMPGAILSTVGMIFSQKSIDRGVDPKLLIIGGFLCTFIFGTWMSFQSECSSYSGLFVPLLFRGLGIGLFMLPVIMMSIQGLKGADVGQGAGLGNMAKQLGGAVGIALIGSHISDAQAMYQAQLSSNINIYSNTATDAMQGVSHVLQSSGMSSGTADGICNTLLGSEVLRSSQLLSYLSSFRMLAAISLMSLLFIFFLKKRIKTSNNESND; this comes from the coding sequence ATGCAAAACAATGTTACAACTACAAACGCAGAATACCCAACAGGCTTTGTAAGAATTCTTATTGTCGGCACATGTATTGTTGCATCGTTGCTTGATCTCATTGATTCTACTGTCGTAAATGTCTCTTTGCGTCATATAGCGGGGAGCATTGGTGCATCAACTACAGATGTGGCTTGGATCATTACAGCTTATGCTATCTCTAATGTGATCATTATTCCTTTAAGTGGGATGTTAGCCGAACTGTTTGGAACAAAGAACTATTTTACGGTTTCAATAGTAGTCTTTACTTTAGCTTCATTTATGTGTGGTAATTCAAGCGAACTTTGGGAACTGGTATTATGGCGCTTTATTCAGGGACTCGGAGGCGGAGCTCTGATGACTCAATCTCAGACAATACTTGTAGCTTCATACCCACCAGAGAAGCTTGGCATAGCAAGTGTTATCTATGGCATTGGAATTGCTGCCGGTCCTGCACTTGGTCCAACTCTTGGTGGATTCATTACTGACAATTATTCATGGCATTGGATATTTTATATCAATGTTCCTCTTGGAATCATTGCGGCTACTACGTCATGGTTGACAATACCCAATGAAAAGAATTATCAGCGCAAAGAACATATTGACTGGTGGGGGATTCTATTTCTTTCCATTGGTATTGGAAGTCTGCAATATATACTCGAAGAGGGCAATTCTAAAAATTGGTTTGATAGCAATATCATTATCATCTTCAGTCTCATAGCAGCGATAGGGCTTTCTGCTTTCGTTTATACAGAAATGATACAGAAAAATCCAGCAGTTAATATTCGGTTATTAAAGCATCGAAACTTGGCTATCGGTATAATGTTCAACTTTATCATTGGAGCGATACTCTATATTGCGGTTTATACATTCCCTTTGATGGCACAAATCAATTTAGGCTGGACTGCAACTATAAGCGGGCTGTCGCTTATGCCTGGAGCTATTTTGTCTACTGTTGGAATGATATTCTCACAGAAGTCAATTGATCGTGGTGTAGATCCTAAATTACTTATTATAGGTGGCTTCTTGTGTACGTTCATTTTTGGTACATGGATGAGCTTCCAGTCAGAGTGTTCGTCATATTCAGGTCTTTTTGTGCCACTTCTCTTTAGAGGACTTGGTATAGGATTATTTATGTTGCCTGTTATAATGATGTCTATACAAGGACTGAAAGGAGCCGATGTTGGTCAGGGAGCTGGATTAGGAAATATGGCAAAGCAATTGGGAGGAGCTGTAGGTATAGCATTGATAGGTTCTCACATATCTGATGCACAGGCGATGTATCAGGCGCAGTTGTCATCTAACATTAATATTTATTCTAACACGGCTACTGATGCAATGCAAGGTGTTTCTCATGTCTTACAAAGCTCAGGTATGAGCAGTGGAACTGCTGATGGTATATGCAACACCCTTCTAGGGTCTGAGGTTTTGCGAAGTTCACAACTGCTTAGTTATCTCTCTTCTTTCAGAATGCTGGCTGCAATAAGTCTTATGTCTTTGTTATTCATATTTTTCTTAAAAAAGAGGATTAAAACTTCAAATAATGAAAGCAACGATTAG